From Arachis stenosperma cultivar V10309 chromosome 2, arast.V10309.gnm1.PFL2, whole genome shotgun sequence, one genomic window encodes:
- the LOC130963015 gene encoding kiwellin-1-like yields MKNNFGSKASFLLLCFLLITNYLYSCRAQQCRPSGRIEGKKPPPGQCNQENDSDCCKQGKMYTTYECSPLVTTHTKAYLTLNSFEKDGDGGGPSECDNQYHSDDTPVVALSTGWFNHKSRCHKKITIHGNGRSVEAMVVDECDSTMGCDADHDYQPPCPNNIVDASKAVWEALGVPKDNWGGLEITWSE; encoded by the coding sequence ATGAAGAATAACTTTGGTTCAAAGGCATCATTCTTACTACTATGTTTTCTTCTCATAACAAACTACTTGTATTCTTGTAGGGCACAACAATGTCGCCCTAGCGGCAGAATTGAAGGGAAAAAGCCCCCTCCAGGGCAATGCAACCAAGAAAACGATTCGGATTGTTGTAAACAAGGAAAGATGTACACAACATATGAATGTTCGCCACTGGTGACTACTCACACGAAGGCATACCTCACCCTTAATAGTTTCGAGAAGGACGGCGACGGTGGTGGCCCTTCAGAGTGCGACAATCAGTATCATTCAGATGATACGCCGGTTGTCGCACTCTCGACCGGATGGTTCAACCACAAGAGTAGGTGTCACAAGAAGATCACCATTCATGGGAATGGAAGAAGTGTTGAGGCAATGGTGGTGGATGAGTGTGACTCAACCATGGGTTGTGATGCTGACCATGATTACCAACCACCTTGCCCTAACAACATTGTTGATGCATCAAAGGCTGTGTGGGAAGCCTTAGGTGTCCCTAAGGATAATTGGGGTGGACTTGAAATTACATGGTCTGAATAA
- the LOC130959956 gene encoding protein LURP-one-related 15-like, whose amino-acid sequence MMQNHQQQKQGFGGGIIGPQYCAPYNVDLAIVRKVLTLADSFSVTDINGQTLFTLKGSLLTLRDHRVLLDAAGTPVVTLRRKLMTAHDRWQVFRGDSSDMKDLIFSLKRSSFFQLKTKLDVFLAHNTEEKVCDFKVKGSWFERSCVIYAGESLNIVAQMHKKHTAQSIMFGKDNFMVTVYPNVDYAFIVALIVILDEINQDKNSDS is encoded by the exons ATGATGCAAAATCACCAGCAGCAGAAGCAGGGATTCGGCGGCGGAATCATTGGGCCGCAGTATTGTGCTCCATATAATGTTGACCTAGCAATTGTGAGGAAGGTGTTGACTTTGGCTGATAGTTTTAGTGTTACTGATATTAATGGACAAACCCTCTTCACCCTTAAGGGGTCCCTTTTGACCCTCCGGGACCACCGTGTCTTGCTCGACGCCGCCGGAACACCCGTTGTTACTCTTCGCCGGAAG CTTATGACGGCACATGATCGGTGGCAAGTGTTCAGGGGTGATAGCTCAGATATGAAAGATTTGATCTTCAGTTTAAAGAGATCATCTTTCTTCCAGCTGAAGACCAAATTAGACGTGTTCTTAGCCCATAATACAGAAGAAAAAGTTTGTGATTTTAAGGTTAAAGGAAGTTGGTTCGAGAGATCTTGTGTAATTTATGCTGGTGAATCTCTCAACATTGTGGCACAG ATGCACAAGAAGCACACTGCTCAAAGCATTATGTTTGGGAAAGACAATTTCATGGTCACAGTGTATCCCAACGTTGACTATGCCTTCATAGTTGCCCTAATTGTGATCCTTGACGAAATCAACCAAGACAAGAACAGTGATTCATAA